A window from Nomascus leucogenys isolate Asia chromosome 24, Asia_NLE_v1, whole genome shotgun sequence encodes these proteins:
- the TNFRSF18 gene encoding tumor necrosis factor receptor superfamily member 18, with the protein MSAFGALCGLALLCALSLGQRPSGGPGCGPGRLLLGSGTDARCCRVHLTRCCRDYPGEECCSEWDCVCVQPEFHCGDPCCTTCRHYPCPPGQGVQSQGKFSFGFRCIDCASGTFSGGHEGHCKPWTDCTQFGFLTVFPGNKTHNAVCVPGSLPAEQLGWLPIVLLAVAACVLLLTLAQLGLHVWQLRSQRMWPQETQLLLEVPPSTEDAGSCQFPEEERGERSAEEKGRLGDLWV; encoded by the exons ATGAGCGCGTTTGGGGCCCTGTGCGGCCTGGCGCTGCTGTGCGCGCTCAGCCTGGGTCAGCGCCCCAGCGGGGGTCCCGGGTGCGGCCCTGGGCGCCTCCTGCTCGGGTCGGGAACGGACGCGCGCTGCTGCCGCGTTCACCTGACGCGCTGCTGCCGCGATTATCCGG GCGAGGAGTGCTGTTCCGAGTGGGACTGCGTGTGTGTCCAGCCTGAATTCCACTGCGGAGACCCTTGCTGCACGACCTGCCGGCACTACCCTTGCCCCCCAGGCCAGGGGGTACAGTCCCAGG ggAAATTCAGTTTTGGCTTCCGGTGTATCGACTGTGCCTCGGGGACCTTCTCCGGGGGCCACGAAGGCCACTGCAAACCTTGGACAGA CTGCACCCAGTTTGGGTTTCTCACCGTGTTCCCTGGGAACAAGACCCACAACGCCGTGTGCGTCCCAGGGTCCCTGCCGGCAGAGCAGCTTGGGTGGCTGCCCATCGTCCTCCTGGCCGTGGCCGCCTGTGTCCTCCTCCTGACCTTGGCCCAGCTTGGACTGCACGTCTGGCAGCTGAGGAGTCAGCGCATGTGGCCCCAAG AGACCCAGCTGCTGCTGGAGGTGCCGCCATCGACCGAAGACGCCGGCAGCTGCCAGTTCCCCGAGGAAGAGCGGGGCGAGCGATCGGCAGAGGAGAAGGGGCGGCTGGGAGACCTGTGGGTGTGA
- the TNFRSF4 gene encoding tumor necrosis factor receptor superfamily member 4, with the protein MCVGARRLGPGPCVALLLLGLGLSTATRLHCIGDTYPSNDRCCNECRPGNGMVSRCSRSQNTVCRPCGPGYYNDVVSSKPCKSCTWCNLRSGSERKQPCTATQDTVCRCRAGTQPLDSYKPGVGELGGCGRQLGVCVAAVCDADGPWAAGTWPHRCLLWHPQDRAPGSGPAGGVWAGRASRGQTHHPAVGDKCLPHIPSTWGLWAAPDHPIFVADCAPCPPGHFSPGDNQACKPWTNCTLAGKHTLQPASNSSDAICEDRDPPATQAQETQGPPARPTTVQPTEAWPRTSQGPSTRPVDVPGGRAVAAILGLGLVLGLLGPLAILLALYLLRRDGRLPPDAHKPPGRGSFRTPIQEEQADAHSTLAKI; encoded by the exons ATGTGCGTGGGGGCTCGGCGGCTGGGCCCGGGGCCGTGTGTGGCTCTGCTCCTCCTGGGCCTGGGGCTGAGCACCGCGACGCGGCTCCACTGTATCGGGGACACCTACCCCAGCAACGACCGGTGCTGCAACGAGTGCAGGCCAG GCAACGGGATGGTGAGCCGCTGCAGCCGCTCCCAGAACACGGTGTGCCGTCCGTGCGGGCCGGGCTACTACAACGACGTGGTCAGCTCCAAGCCGTGCAAGTCCTGCACGTGGTGCAACCTCA GAAGTGGGAGTGAGCGGAAGCAGCCGTGCACGGCCACACAGGACACGGTCTGCCGCTGCCGGGCGGGCACCCAGCCCCTGGACAGCTACAAGCCTGGAGTTGGTGAGCTCGGTGGCTGCGGCCGGCAGTTGGGGGTGTGCGTAGCGGCTGTCTGTGACGCAGATGGGCCGTGGGCTGCAGGGACCTGGCCCCACCGGTGCCTCCTCTGGCACCCTCAAGACCGAGCTCCTGGGTCAGGGCCTGCGGGTGGGGTGTGGGCAGGGAGGGCTTCCAGAGGCCAAACCCACCACCCGGCCGTCGGGGACAAGTGCCTGCCCCATATCCCCAGCACCTGGGGCCTGTGGGCAGCCCCTGACCACCCTATCTTTGTTGCAGACTGTGCCCCCTGCCCTCCCGGGCACTTCTCCCCAGGCGACAACCAGGCCTGCAAGCCCTGGACCAA CTGCACCTTGGCTGGGAAGCACACCCTGCAGCCGGCCAGCAATAGCTCGGACGCCATCTGTGAGGACAGGGACCCCCCAGCCACGCAGGCCCAGGAGACCCAGGGCCCCCCGGCCAGGCCCACCACTGTCCAGCCCACTGAAGCCTGGCCGAGAACCTCACAGGGACCCTCCACCCGGCCCGTGGACGTCCCCGGGG GCCGTGCGGTGGCCGCcatcctgggcctgggcctggtgcTGGGGCTGCTGGGCCCCCTGGCCATCCTGCTGGCCCTGTACCTGCTCCGGAGGGACGGGAGGCTGCCTCCCGATGCCCACAAGCCCCCTG GGCGAGGCAGTTTCCGGACCCCCATCCAAGAGGAGCAGGCCGACGCCCACTCCACCCTGGCCAAGATCTGA
- the SDF4 gene encoding 45 kDa calcium-binding protein produces the protein MVWPWVAMASRWGPLVGLAPCCLWLLGAVLLMDASARPANHSSTRERAANREENEILPPDHLNGVKLEMDGHLNRGFHQEVFLGKDLGGFDEDAEPRRSRRKLMVIFSKVDVNTDRKISAKEMQRWIMEKTAEHFQEAMEESKTHFRAVDPDGDGHVSWDEYKVKFLASKGHSEKEVADAIRLNEELKVDEETQEVLENLKDRWYQADSPPADLLLTEEEFLSFLHPEHSRGMLRFMVKEIVRDLDQDGDKQLSLPEFISLPVGTVENQQGQDVDDNWVKDRKKEFEELIDSNHDGIVTAEELESYMDPMNEYNALNEAKQMIAVADENQNHHLEPEEVLKYSEFFTGSKLVDYARSVHEEF, from the exons ATGGTCTGGCCCTGGGTGGCGATGGCGTCCAGGTGGGGTCCCCTCGTTGGCCTGGCTCCGTGCTGCCTCTGGCTCCTGGGGGCGGTCCTTCTGATGGACGCATCTGCACGGCCTGCCAACCACTCGTCCACCCGAGAGAGAGCAGCCAACAGGGAGGAGAATGAGATCCTGCCCCCAGACCACCTGAACGGGGTGAAGCTGGAGATGGATGGGCACCTCAATCGGGGCTTCCACCAGGAGGTTTTCCTAGGCAAGGACCTGGGTGGCTTTGATGAAGATGCGGAGCCGCGGCGGAGCCGGAGGAAGCTGATGGTTATCTTTTCCAA GGTGGATGTGAACACTGACCGGAAGATCAGTGCCAAGGAGATGCAGCGCTGGATCATGGAGAAGACGGCCGAGCACTTCCAGGAGGCCATGGAGGAGAGCAAGACACACTTCCGCGCCGTGGACCCTGACGGGGACG GCCACGTGTCATGGGATGAGTATAAGGTGAAGTTTTTGGCGAGTAAAGGCCATAGCGAGAAGGAGGTTGCCGACGCCATCAGGCTCAACGAGGAACTCAAAGTGGACGAGGAAA CACAGGAAGTCCTGGAGAACCTGAAGGACCGCTGGTACCAGGCGGACAGCCCCCCGGCGGACCTGCTGCTGACGGAGGAGGAGTTCCTGTCGTTCCTCCACCCTGAGCACAGCCGGGGAATGCTCAGGTTCATGGTGAAGGAGATCGTCCGGGACCTGG ACCAGGACGGTGACAAGCAGCTCTCTCTGCCCGAGTTCATCTCCCTGCCCGTGGGCACCGTGGAGAACCAGCAGGGCCAGGACGTTGACGACAACTGggtgaaagacagaaaaaaggagTTTGAAGAGCTCATTGACTCCAACCACGACGGCATCGTGACCGCAGAGGAGCTGGAG AGCTACATGGACCCCATGAACGAGTACAACGCCCTGAACGAGGCCAAGCAGATGATCGCTGTCGCCGACGAGAATCAGAACCACCACCTGGAGCCCGAGGAGGTGCTCAAGTACAGCGAGTTCTTCACGGGCAGCAAGCTGGTGGACTACGCACGCAGCGTGCACGAGGAGTTTTGA
- the B3GALT6 gene encoding beta-1,3-galactosyltransferase 6, whose protein sequence is MKLLRRAWRRRAALGLGALALCGAVLLYLARCAAEPGGPRAVSGRSPPPPAPARAAAFLAVLVASAPRAAERRSVIRSTWLARRGAPGDVWARFAVGTAGLGAEEQRALEREQARHGDLLLLPALRDAYENLTAKVLAMLAWLDEHVAFEFVLKADDDSFARLDALLAELRARDPARRRRLYWGFFSGRGRVKPGGRWREAAWQLCDYYLPYALGGGYVLSADLVHYLRLSRDYLRAWHSEDVSLGAWLAPVDVQREHDPRFDTEYRSRGCSNQYLVTHKQSLEDMLEKHATLAREGRLCKREVQLRLSYVYDWSAPPSQCCQRREGIP, encoded by the coding sequence ATGAAGCTGCTGCGGCGCGCgtggcggcggcgggcggcgctGGGCCTGGGCGCGCTGGCGCTGTGCGGGGCGGTGCTGCTCTACCTGGCGCGCTGCGCGGCCGAGCCCGGGGGCCCCAGGGCGGTGTCGGGCCGCAGCCCCCCTCCCCCCGCGCCCGCGCGCGCCGCCGCCTTCCTGGCTGTGCTGGTGGCCAGCGCGCCCCGCGCCGCCGAGCGCCGCAGCGTGATCCGCAGCACGTGGCTTGCGCGGCGCGGGGCCCCGGGCGACGTGTGGGCGCGCTTCGCCGTGGGCACGGCCGGCCTGGGCGCCGAGGAGCAGCGCGCCCTGGAGCGGGAGCAGGCGCGGCACGGtgacctgctgctgctgcccgCGCTGCGCGACGCCTACGAAAACCTCACGGCCAAGGTGCTGGCCATGCTGGCCTGGCTGGATGAGCACGTGGCCTTCGAGTTCGTGCTCAAGGCGGACGACGACTCCTTCGCGCGGCTGGACGCGCTGCTGGCGGAGCTGCGCGCCCGCGACCCcgcgcgccgccgccgcctctaCTGGGGCTTCTTCTCGGGCCGCGGCCGCGTCAAGCCGGGGGGGCGGTGGCGCGAGGCCGCCTGGCAACTCTGCGACTACTACCTGCCCTACGCGCTGGGCGGCGGCTACGTGCTCTCGGCCGACCTGGTGCACTACCTGCGCCTCAGCCGCGACTACCTGCGCGCCTGGCACAGCGAGGACGTGTCTCTGGGCGCCTGGCTGGCGCCGGTGGACGTGCAGCGGGAGCACGACCCGCGCTTCGACACCGAGTACCGGTCCCGCGGCTGCAGCAACCAGTACCTGGTGACGCACAAGCAGAGCCTGGAGGACATGCTGGAGAAGCATGCGACGCTGGCGCGCGAGGGCCGCCTGTGCAAGCGCGAGGTGCAGCTGCGCCTGTCCTACGTGTATGACTGGTCCGCGCCACCCTCGCAGTGCTGCCAGAGAAGGGAGGGCATCCCCTGA